A window of Planctomycetaceae bacterium genomic DNA:
TAAAGATGATTCTGAAAAAGAAAACCAGATTACATGCAACATACGGTATTACTGCCCTTCTGAAATTACATGGTATTTGAAGTCATTGAAATTCAAAGACATAGGAATGTTCGGCTGTAAACTCGGAGCATTCAACAGAAAAGACAAACTGTCAAAAGATGATTATGAAATACTGGTTGTAGCTCAAAAGTAACTTAAGGATTACAAAATGAGTATTATCACATTTTTAATGATAAAAAGCGTAAGGGATAAAGAGCAAAGCGACGACGAGCCTGACAAACGGCAAAAACTAAGAAGCGGTCTGCTAAGAAAAATTGCAGGGAAAACCGCAAAATCGCTGCTTAGGTTAAATAATAAGAAAACAACTAAACAATAAGAATACAGGAATACACAAAAATGGCTAAAATACCTGAATGGCAATACGATGAATTTAAACACTGCGGCGTTGACTTTTCCAATCCGGATGAGGTCGAAAGCTACCAGAAGACTCATCAGCGAATGAGAGACTTTAAACACGAAACGCAGGAAATGATAAAGTTTATTGGGATAAGCGATAAAGATACCGTTATTGATTTCGGATGCGGGACGGGAGCGTTTGTTCTTAATGCCGCCGATATGTGCGGAAAGATTTATGCGGTTGATGTTTCGAAAGCAATGCTCGGCTTTTGCAAAAATAAATGCAAAGAGGCTAAAATATCGAATGTAAAATTCAAACACGCAGGCTTTCTGACTTACGAACATAAGGCAAAGTCCGCTGATGTGATTATTACTAAATTAGCATTGCATCATCTGCCGGACTTCTGGAAACTGGTCGCGTTAAGGCGAATGGCAACGATGCTAAAAAAAGGCGGCAAACTTTATCTTTGCGACATCGTGTATTCATTCAAAATAAAAGATTATAAGAAATCTATTGAAAAATGGAGAAACGTAACGGCTAAGAAAAACGCCATGGATTTTAAACGTAGAATCGAAATACATATCGGGCAGGAATTCAGTACGACCGATTGGATAATGGAAGGCCTGCTCAAACAGGCAGGTTTTAAAATCTTAAAAACTGAGTATAAAGACGGTTTCTTCGCAACATATTTATGCAGCAAACGTAACTAAATTATTCGACAGTAACGCTTTTTGCAAGATTTCTTGGTTTATCGACATCATGGCCGCGAAGCACTGCAGCGTGATACGCAAGAATCTGCAATGGTACAACCGTAACCATCGGCTGAAGTTCTTCGGCAACTTCAGGAACCTGAATCAGAAAATCTGCGTACTGCTTAATGTGGTCGTCGCCCTGATTTGCGACAACAATCGTTCTGCCGCCGCGGGCACGAACTTCTTCGATGTTGCCGATGACTTTTTCATACTGCGAACATTTGGTCGCGATAAATACCGCAGGCATACCTTTGTTGATAAGTGCAATCGGCCCGTGCTTCATTTCCGCTGCCGGCAGGCCTTCGGCGTGAATATAACTAATCTCTTTTAGTTTAAGCGCACCTTCCAAAGCGACCGGATAATTAAATCCGCGGCCCAAAAAGAGCCAATTCTCCCTGTCGCACGTCGCTTCGGCAATTTTTTTAATATGTTCTGACAATGAAAGAACCTGTTCGATTTTAGATGGAATTTTTGAAAGCTCGTCAATGTAAAATCTCGACTGTTCGCTGCTCAAATGTCTGCGTCTGCCAAGTTCAATCGCCAACATCGCAAGAACGGCAACCTGCGCGGTGAAAGCCTTCGTACTGGCGACGCCGATTTCCGGGCCTACTCTCAAATACACGCCGGTATCAGTTGTCCGCGCTATCGTTGAACCTACCACATTAACAATGCCTAACGTTACAGCGCCACGCTCCTTTGCCTGTTCCACCGCGGCAAGAGTATCGGCTGTTTCGCCGGACTGGCTGATAGCGATTACAATCGTACCATCTTCGATAATTGGATTGCGATATCTGAACTCACTTGCATATTGAGTTTCGGTATTGATTCTGGCCAACTGCTCAATTAAAAACTCGCCAATCAGACCCGCGTGCCAGGCGGTTCCGCAGGCGTTAATAACAATTCTCTTTGCTCTGGTAATTTCACGCCAGTATTTGCTGATACCGCCCAGGACTATTCGGCCATCCCGCAAATCCAATCTGCCGCCAAGGCAAGTGGCCAATGATTTTGGCTGCTCACAAATTTCCTTGAGCATATAGTGCTTGAAGCCGTCCAGTTCAATCGCGTCGAGTGAAAACTCAAGCTGCTTCATTTCTTTGTGTATCTCAACGTTGTCAATTGTTTTGGTATGAAAACCTTTGTGCGTTATCGTAACCATTTCATTGTCGGCAAGATATATAACCTGCGTTGTATGCTGGACTATTGCCGAAGCATCTGAAGCGATAATATATTCGTTCTTGCCCAAACCCAAAATCAGCGGACTGCCCTTTTTAGCTCCGATAAGCATATCAGGAAAATCAGTGCAAACTATTGCCAGACCATAAGTTCCGACCAATTCATTCAACGCGTGCTGAACAGCCCATTCAAAGCGATTCTGCCCTTCTTGCGGGCACTCCTGACTGTCAGTGTTAGCATACAGATAACCGATTAAATTTGCTATAACTTCAGTGTCTGTCTCGCTTTGAAATTTGCAGCCCTTGCTGATTAAAAATGTTTTTAGCGCGCTGTAATTTTCAATAATTCCATTATGAGCCAGCGCGATTTTGCCTGTGTAGTCCAAATGAGGATGGGCATTTATGGTGTTTGGCTCGCCGTGGGTCGCCCAACGTGTATGGCCGATGCCCAAAACTTCGGCGGTGTTCGGCTCGCGCAGCAGAGATTCAAGAACGCTGATTCGGCCGCTCGACTTGATTACTCTAATAGCATTACCGTTGATAAGGCCGACACCTGATGAGTCGTAACCCCTGTATTCTAAACGCTTTAGACCCTCAATCAAAATCGGTTGAGCAGGTTTGCTGCCCAAATATGCTACAATGCCGCACATAATGTTTATCCTAAAAAAACAATCAAAAATTCGTAAATCATTATATCGGCTAATATCAATTTGTAAATAATCAAAGTCCCTATTGCAAATTGGACTTAAATATAGTAGTATCCAATGTCTACCGGGGTGTAGCTCAGCTTGGCTAGAGCGTCTGGTTTGGGACCAGAAGGCCGTAGGTTCGAATCCTATCACCCCGATTTTGAGCAAAGCTCAAAGTCAGAGCAGTAGAAGAGAGATAGTAGAAAATAGAACAATTCACCTACTCCGCAGACAATTATGATGGTTGGGTTACTTAATATCTCTACTGCGGTCAACCGTTGTCGCCGGCTTTGTAAATATCAAGTCCTTTGATATACGGATAGGCAAATTCGCGCAAAAAGACGCACAAAAGTCAAAAATGTGCAAAAAACAGGATAAAAATATTATATCCTATTGACAAATAATGGAATGTGGATAATATCATATTCTATATATTTAATTCGTTCATTGGAGAAAGTGATGGGTATGGAAATGAAGAAGATTTTCCTATTATCAACAGCGGTTGTAATATTACAGTTTTGTTTAAGCTCTTATGCGGAAACGTACAGCGGCGGAAGCGGAACAAGCACATCACCCTACTTAATCGCAACAGCAGCAGACATCAACACACTCGGCTCAACTTCGGCAGACTGGAACAAATGCTTCAAAATGATCGCCGATATCAATATGGCAAGTTTTACCGGTACGCAATATAAAATTATTGGCAACGGCTCAACAGCATTCACCGGCGTATTCGACGGCAACGGTCATAAAATTTATAAACTGAATTTCATTATTTCAACCACTTCTTATGCTGGTTTCTTTGGAAATGCCCACAATGCAACAATTAAAAATTTGGGTATAGAAGACGTTAACTTATCAATGTTATCAGTAAACTATTCTGGCGGTTTAATAGGGCGGGTGTCATCGTGTACCATTTCAGATTGTTATATTACAGGTAAAATTACAGCCGATTTCATCGGCGGTTTGGTAGGATATCAAAGCAACCGTACCATCATAAAAAATTGCCATAGCACACTTGACATCACTTGTTTTATGGGAGCTGGCGGATTAGTTGGTGGACAGGAAGGAAACATATATGATTCCTATAGCACAGGTACCATTAGTTGCAGTTCTGGTTCCTCTTCAAATGTAGTGGGTGGGCTTGTTGGTGCACAAAATATTAATACAGAGACAAAAAATTGTTATAGCACAGTCAACATTTCTTCGAATGTAAGAGCTGGCGGTTTAGTTGGCAGATGCGATGGAAGCCTTATAACAAACTGTTATGCGGCAGGCTCTATTAATGGTTATTGTGCAGGTGGACTAGTTGGTTATTTTAGAGGTACCATTAAAAATTGCTATTCAACTGGCGCAGTTAATGGCACATATATGTTTGGAGGATTAATTGGCTACACATATAATTCCGGAGTCACCTTCCAAAATTGTTTTTGGGATACCGAAACTTCTTTATGCAGCAATGGTGTTGGAACAGGTTCGTCGGTCGGTATTACAGGCAAAACAACGGCGGAAATGAAAATGCTGGCAACGTATGCAAACGCAGGCTGGAGTATAGGTGATATTTACGGAGACGATTCAGTCGTCTGGCTTATGATGCCTGACGGACAGGATTATCCAACATTTCAGTACTTTTATTGGTTTGAACGCTTTGCAGCAACACCTCCGCTATCCGGCAGCGGAACAGAGGATGACCCATATCAGATAAATTCCGCGGAAGATTTTAACGCATTGGGCAATTCTTGCATTGCGTGGGACAAATACATAGTTTTAACGGCTGATATTAATATGGCAGGCTATCCGGTTGTGCCTATCGGTAACGCTTACTACAAATTTATCGGCGATTTCAATGGTCAGGGCTTTATCATTCGCAACGTAACGATGGATATGCCGAACAAAAATTATGTCGGCCTGTTCGGACGTGTCTGCAACGACGCTGTTATTGCCAATTTAGGCGTTGAAGATGTAAATATTGCCGGTAAAAAACTCGTCGGCGGTTTAGCGGGATTCAACAGCGGCGGAACAATTTCAAATTGCTATGTAACAGGTTGCGTAAAGCCGAACTCGTCGGCTTTCGCAGGAGGCCTTATAGGCTTCAGCGGACGCGGTACAATTACAGACTGCAATGCAGATGTCGATATAATAGGTTCAGGCCAGAACATCGGAGGTCTTGTAGGATGCAATGCGAAAAGAAATACTGTTTTCAACTGCTTCGCAACCGGCACAATTACAGATGCAAACGCAAAAAGATTTGGTTCTTCGGCAGGCGGACTTGTCGGCAATAACTCCGGCAAAATTCAGCAGTGTTACGCTGATTGCGACATTACAGCAAATCTCAATTCATCTTCCGAACACTTCAACATCGGCGGTTTAGCAGGCGATAATACTTACGGCCTGATTTCCCACTGTTACGCAAACGGCAATGTTAATTTTGTTACATCAGCTCCGTCAACTGCATTAATCAATACCGGCGGAGTGTTGGGATCCAATGTTTATAGCGATGTCAACGATTGCTATTCGACAGGTCAGATTACTTTTAATTGCGGCACTGAAACGCAATATATTGTCGGCGGCGTTGTCGGGTGGAATCTTGGCAGAACAATCAATCGCTGCTATTCAACTTGCGCAATTGGTTCCGGTTCATCGCCCGAAGCAGACTACGGTGTCGGCGGAGTCGCAGGCCTCGATTCTAACAGCGTTATACAGGGATGCTTCTGGGATATCCAGACAAGCGGCAAAACTATAAGCGGCGGCGGCAAAGGTTTGACAACCGAGCAAATGAAAACAATGCTGCTTTATCAAAACGCCGGCTGGACAGGCAACGGCTGGGTCATGAACGACGGTATGGATTATCCGCGATTAGCCTGGGAGAACACCGGCGGCGTTGCGATTCCTGCAGAACAACTGCCACCTTTGACAGGAAGCGGAACAATAGAAGACCCATATCAGATATGGACAGCGGCTGATTTTGCGTATTTGAGCTGGTACAAATCTATTATCGATAAACATTTCATATTGATGGCCGACCTCGATTTGCAAAATGTCAGAATTCATCCGATTAGCGAGTTTGGGCCGTTTACAGGTACATTCAACGGCAACGGACATAAAATTAAAAATGTCTCTATCTATGAACCGGCCGCCTCTTATACAGGTTTGTTCGGTCGTGTAGGTACAGGTGCAGTTATAAAAAATCTCGACATCAAAAACGCCAACATTGTCGGCGGCGATTATACAGGCGGATTGATAGGCAAAAATGACGGCGGAACTATCAGCAAATGCGGCACCACGGGCACCGTCGATGGTTTCACTTGTGTCGGTGGGTTAATTGGCAAAAATACCGGAACGATTGACTGGTGCTATTCAACGGCTGATACTACCGCGTGGGAAGATATGACTTCCTGTGTCGGCGGCCTGATTGGACGGTCGAGTAATAACATTACCTATAGTTATGCAACCGGCGATGTAACATGCCGTTATTCTTCAAATTCTTATATCGGTGGTCTGGTCGGACGTGTTTATTCCGTCTCAACAATACAAAAATGCTATTCTGTTGGCTATATATCGGCCACTGGAAAAAATATAAAAAAAGGCGGCCTTCTCGGCGATTTATATCCAGTCAGTATTATCCCCCCGTATAATCCTGTTAATATTACTGTTACATCCTGTTATTGGGATATACAAACCAGCGGAATGACAACAAGTGCCGGCGGAACAGGTGCTAAGGGTAGAACCACTGCACAAATGCAAATCCCAAACTCAAGCACCTTTACAAATTGGAGCATCGGAGATTCTAAATGGTATGGTGCATATATAGCATATCCTGCTCATTATCCGTGCCTGTCATGGCAGCTTGATATACCTGCTCCCGATGTGATCGCAATGCCGCAGGCGGATGCCAATAACGCCATCATTGCCGCCGGTTTTACAGTTGGAACAATAACTAAAGCCTATAGCGATTCGATTCCGGTTGGTTGTGTTGCAAACCAAAATCCTGCCCCAGGAGAAAAAGTAATAACAGGCGTACCAATTAATATTGTAATAAGTTCAAATATTAGCGAAGATGGGACTGTGATAACACCAGTTCTGATTTCCGATGTCAATGGTTTATTAGCAATGGCCGCTGCGCCGGCAGAATACAATAAATACTTTATCCTCACGGCTGATATTAATATGGCCGGTCGGACTTTTTACGGTGCAGTTATTGCCGCCGATACTGACGCAAATAGTACTTTTCACGGCACCCCCTTTACTGGTATATTTGACGGCAAAGGTCATAAAATTAAAAATCTTAGGATATCTTTTTCAAGCAAAAGCTATATTGGTTTATTTGGCCGACTAAATGGCGGAACGGTTAAAAACCTTGGTCTTGAAGATTTGTGGATCAACGGTTCTACAAATTCTTTTTATATCGGCGGTCTTGTTGGATATAATTATGGCGGAAGCATTAATAATTGTTACTCAACTGGTCATGTCTACGCTTCTCAATCTCCTTATACAGGCGGACTTGCGGGAGTAAACCTTAGTGATATCAGCAATTCCTATTCAAAATGTTATATCACTTTGTCGCCTTATTCCGGCGGTTTGGTTGGATACAACACCAACACAGGCAATATTAGAAATTGCTATTCAACAGGCGTCGTCAGCAATTATCCCCCTACTATCGGCGGTTTGGCAGGATACAATAGTGGCAATATTTCCGACTGCTTCTGGGATGTCAACTCTTCCGGAGTAACAACAAGCAACGGCGGGACAGGAAAAACAACAACTGAAATGAAAACTCTTTCCACTTTCACAAATGCTGGCTGGGATTTCAATACCCCTGTCTGGAAAATTTGCGATGGAACAAATTACCCAAAACTTGCGTGGCAAAGACCTTTAGCCGGCGACTTCGTCTGTCCTGACGGAGTTGATATGTACGACCTGACTGTTCTGGCTGGTCAGTGGCTTTACGAAAATTCCGCTTCAGATATTAATGGAGACAGCATTGTGAATATGCGTGATTTCGCGAAATTCGCGGAAAACTGGATGAACGAATAAATTAAAATTTCCGGCTGTCATACGCCCAATGTAAAAGCGCCTGCCGCTGTCTTGGCCGGCATTTGCAATCGCCCTTCTTACAATTCAATTTTATCTGCGCGATATGTCTGCGAATCGCTTTCCATCTTTTTATCTGTCTGCGGTCTTCATCGCCGAGTCGTCGCCCCATATAATATCTGCAATACCACTGAAACCAGCCGCGCGGGTCGTCAGCATATATCCAGCCCTTTTCTCGCCAAACAGATAACGGCTGACTTGCGTCAACGCCGAAGAAATTCAATTTCGGATTGCGCTTTTCAGGACTAAATTTTGCTTTGGCAAACCAATCATCAGGAAATTCGTCGCGACAATCTGTCATATACTTGCCTGCAAAAACGCCAAGACGAAGCATTTCCTTCGGCGTCAATTGCGGATGAAAATCTGTATCGAAATTCCGCCCCATC
This region includes:
- a CDS encoding class I SAM-dependent methyltransferase; this encodes MAKIPEWQYDEFKHCGVDFSNPDEVESYQKTHQRMRDFKHETQEMIKFIGISDKDTVIDFGCGTGAFVLNAADMCGKIYAVDVSKAMLGFCKNKCKEAKISNVKFKHAGFLTYEHKAKSADVIITKLALHHLPDFWKLVALRRMATMLKKGGKLYLCDIVYSFKIKDYKKSIEKWRNVTAKKNAMDFKRRIEIHIGQEFSTTDWIMEGLLKQAGFKILKTEYKDGFFATYLCSKRN
- the glmS gene encoding glutamine--fructose-6-phosphate transaminase (isomerizing); protein product: MCGIVAYLGSKPAQPILIEGLKRLEYRGYDSSGVGLINGNAIRVIKSSGRISVLESLLREPNTAEVLGIGHTRWATHGEPNTINAHPHLDYTGKIALAHNGIIENYSALKTFLISKGCKFQSETDTEVIANLIGYLYANTDSQECPQEGQNRFEWAVQHALNELVGTYGLAIVCTDFPDMLIGAKKGSPLILGLGKNEYIIASDASAIVQHTTQVIYLADNEMVTITHKGFHTKTIDNVEIHKEMKQLEFSLDAIELDGFKHYMLKEICEQPKSLATCLGGRLDLRDGRIVLGGISKYWREITRAKRIVINACGTAWHAGLIGEFLIEQLARINTETQYASEFRYRNPIIEDGTIVIAISQSGETADTLAAVEQAKERGAVTLGIVNVVGSTIARTTDTGVYLRVGPEIGVASTKAFTAQVAVLAMLAIELGRRRHLSSEQSRFYIDELSKIPSKIEQVLSLSEHIKKIAEATCDRENWLFLGRGFNYPVALEGALKLKEISYIHAEGLPAAEMKHGPIALINKGMPAVFIATKCSQYEKVIGNIEEVRARGGRTIVVANQGDDHIKQYADFLIQVPEVAEELQPMVTVVPLQILAYHAAVLRGHDVDKPRNLAKSVTVE
- a CDS encoding PASTA domain-containing protein, translated to MGMEMKKIFLLSTAVVILQFCLSSYAETYSGGSGTSTSPYLIATAADINTLGSTSADWNKCFKMIADINMASFTGTQYKIIGNGSTAFTGVFDGNGHKIYKLNFIISTTSYAGFFGNAHNATIKNLGIEDVNLSMLSVNYSGGLIGRVSSCTISDCYITGKITADFIGGLVGYQSNRTIIKNCHSTLDITCFMGAGGLVGGQEGNIYDSYSTGTISCSSGSSSNVVGGLVGAQNINTETKNCYSTVNISSNVRAGGLVGRCDGSLITNCYAAGSINGYCAGGLVGYFRGTIKNCYSTGAVNGTYMFGGLIGYTYNSGVTFQNCFWDTETSLCSNGVGTGSSVGITGKTTAEMKMLATYANAGWSIGDIYGDDSVVWLMMPDGQDYPTFQYFYWFERFAATPPLSGSGTEDDPYQINSAEDFNALGNSCIAWDKYIVLTADINMAGYPVVPIGNAYYKFIGDFNGQGFIIRNVTMDMPNKNYVGLFGRVCNDAVIANLGVEDVNIAGKKLVGGLAGFNSGGTISNCYVTGCVKPNSSAFAGGLIGFSGRGTITDCNADVDIIGSGQNIGGLVGCNAKRNTVFNCFATGTITDANAKRFGSSAGGLVGNNSGKIQQCYADCDITANLNSSSEHFNIGGLAGDNTYGLISHCYANGNVNFVTSAPSTALINTGGVLGSNVYSDVNDCYSTGQITFNCGTETQYIVGGVVGWNLGRTINRCYSTCAIGSGSSPEADYGVGGVAGLDSNSVIQGCFWDIQTSGKTISGGGKGLTTEQMKTMLLYQNAGWTGNGWVMNDGMDYPRLAWENTGGVAIPAEQLPPLTGSGTIEDPYQIWTAADFAYLSWYKSIIDKHFILMADLDLQNVRIHPISEFGPFTGTFNGNGHKIKNVSIYEPAASYTGLFGRVGTGAVIKNLDIKNANIVGGDYTGGLIGKNDGGTISKCGTTGTVDGFTCVGGLIGKNTGTIDWCYSTADTTAWEDMTSCVGGLIGRSSNNITYSYATGDVTCRYSSNSYIGGLVGRVYSVSTIQKCYSVGYISATGKNIKKGGLLGDLYPVSIIPPYNPVNITVTSCYWDIQTSGMTTSAGGTGAKGRTTAQMQIPNSSTFTNWSIGDSKWYGAYIAYPAHYPCLSWQLDIPAPDVIAMPQADANNAIIAAGFTVGTITKAYSDSIPVGCVANQNPAPGEKVITGVPINIVISSNISEDGTVITPVLISDVNGLLAMAAAPAEYNKYFILTADINMAGRTFYGAVIAADTDANSTFHGTPFTGIFDGKGHKIKNLRISFSSKSYIGLFGRLNGGTVKNLGLEDLWINGSTNSFYIGGLVGYNYGGSINNCYSTGHVYASQSPYTGGLAGVNLSDISNSYSKCYITLSPYSGGLVGYNTNTGNIRNCYSTGVVSNYPPTIGGLAGYNSGNISDCFWDVNSSGVTTSNGGTGKTTTEMKTLSTFTNAGWDFNTPVWKICDGTNYPKLAWQRPLAGDFVCPDGVDMYDLTVLAGQWLYENSASDINGDSIVNMRDFAKFAENWMNE